In Clarias gariepinus isolate MV-2021 ecotype Netherlands chromosome 1, CGAR_prim_01v2, whole genome shotgun sequence, one DNA window encodes the following:
- the keap1a gene encoding kelch-like ECH-associated protein 1A, which produces MLCPRKKRPVKDEDFSAIVVPSMKGHGYLDYTIESHPSKAFQLMDELRHHGLLCDLVLRVTYKDAIVDFKVHKLVLAACSPYFKAMFTSNFKECLASEVTLKDVCPQVISRLVDYAYTSRITVGEKCVLHVLLAAMRFQMEDVAKACCDFLVKNLEPPNVIGIARFAEEIGCVELHQRCREYINSHFSEVIKEEEFFSLTHCQLLELISQDSLKVLCETEVYKACTDWVRWDAETRSQYFHALLNAVHIYALPAKFLKRQLQSCPILSKANSCKDFLSKIFHDMTLRKYLPPTPYRGTKLIYVAGGYNQQSVASMEAYDPRNNTWMQLAPMEQPCSGLGASVLFGLFYTVGGRNLSMQSNADSATLSCYNPMTNQWTQLASLNTARNRVGTGELDGSIYAVGGSQGSTHHNTVERYDPETNRWTFVAPMSVARLGAGVAACGGALYVVGGFDGQNRWKTVERYQPDTNTWHHVASMNTARSGLGVVSIDSYLYAVGGYDGQRQLNTMERYNVGRDVWEPVASMVHSRSAHGVTVYHDKLFVFGGFNQTGFLSSVESYCPGSNQWTYVTDMPVGRSGMAVGVTMEPCPGCLAEEEDDEM; this is translated from the exons ATGTTATGCCCAAGGAAAAAGAGGCCTGTCAAAGATGAGGATTTTTCCGCCATCGTGGTGCCCTCCATGAAAGGCCATGGCTATCTGGACTACACCATCGAGAGTCACCCTTCCAAAGCCTTTCAGCTCATGGACGAGCTGCGTCATCACGGCCTGCTCTGTGACCTGGTACTTCGAGTGACGTACAAAGATGCCATCGTGGATTTCAAG GTTCACAAACTGGTACTGGCAGCCTGCAGCCCATACTTCAAAGCCATGTTCACCAGCAACTTCAAGGAGTGCCTGGCCTCAGAGGTGACTCTTAAGGATGTTTGCCCTCAGGTGATCAGTAGGCTGGTGGACTACGCGTACACCTCCCGCATCACAGTAGGGGAAAAGTGTGTACTGCATGTCCTACTGGCTGCCATGCGCTTTCAGATGGAGGATGTGGCAAAAGCATGCTGTGACTTTCTGGTCAAGAACCTAGAGCCCCCGAACGTCATTGGGATCGCCCGGTTTGCAGAGGAGATCGGCTGTGTCGAGCTGCATCAGCGGTGTCGGGAGTATATCAACAGTCACTTCAGTGAG GTCATCAAAGAAGAGGAGTTCTTTAGCTTGACGCACTGCCAACTGCTGGAGCTCATCAGTCAGGACAGTCTGAAGGTTCTGTGTGAGACTGAGGTCTACAAAGCCTGCACTGACTGGGTACGCTGGGACGCCGAGACTCGCTCACAGTACTTCCATGCTCTGCTCAATGCTGTCCATATCTACGCATTGCCGGCCAAGTTCCTCAAGAGGCAGCTGCAGTCATGCCCTATTTTGAGCAAGGCCAACTCCTGCAAAGactttctctccaagatcttccACGACATGACCCTTCGCAAGTACCTGCCCCCTACTCCGTACCGAGGCACCAAGTTGATCTATGTGGCTGGGGGTTACAACCAGCAATCGGTGGCCTCCATGGAGGCTTATGACCCACGAAACAACACTTGGATGCAGTTGGCGCCAATGGAGCAACCCTGCAGTGGCTTGGGAGCCTCTGTACTATTCGGGCTCTTCTACACGGTAGGGGGTCGAAACCTTTCAATGCAGAGCAATGCAGATTCCGCCACACTGTCCTGCTACAACCCCATGACCAATCAGTGGACCCAGCTAGCTTCACTTAACACAGCCAGGAACAGAGTGGGTACCGGGGAACTCGACGGGAGCATCTATGCGGTTGGAGGATCCCAAGGCTCTACACATCACAACACAGTAGAGAG GTATGATCCAGAGACAAACAGGTGGACGTTCGTGGCGCCAATGTCCGTGGCACGACTGGGAGCCGGTGTGGCAGCATGTGGTGGAGCTTTGTATGTGGTAGGGGGCTTTGACGGGCAAAATCGCTGGAAAACTGTAGAGCGCTACCAACCAGACACCAACACCTGGCACCATGTAGCGTCCATGAACACTGCGCGAAGCGGCTTAG GTGTGGTGTCTATAGATTCCTACCTCTACGCTGTGGGTGGTTATGACGGCCAAAGGCAGCTCAACACTATGGAGAGATATAACGTAGGCAGAGACGTTTGGGAGCCAGTTGCATCCATGGTCCACAGCCGAAGCGCCCACGGAGTCACGGTCTACCACGACAAACTCTTCGTGTTTG GGGGTTTCAACCAGACTGGTTTCCTGTCCAGCGTGGAGAGTTACTGCCCAGGAAGCAACCAGTGGACATACGTGACGGACATGCCGGTGGGTCGAAGCGGGATGGCAGTGGGTGTAACCATGGAGCCGTGCCCGGGATGCCTCGCTGAGGAGGAAGACGACGAAATGTGA